A single region of the Rhizobium grahamii genome encodes:
- a CDS encoding cupin domain-containing protein yields the protein MTFDIGNRLRYVRTAHNLSQRELAKKTGVPNSTISLIESNASNPSVGALKRILDGIPIGLAEFFSVEPATPKKAFYAAEELVEIGKGGISYRQVGESMFGRSLQLLKECYQPGTDTGKVPLVHEGEEGGIVLSGRLEVTVDNERRILGPGDAYYFESRRPHRFRCVGPVACEVISACTPPTF from the coding sequence ATGACGTTCGATATCGGGAATCGCCTCCGCTACGTCAGGACCGCCCATAATCTGTCGCAGCGCGAGCTGGCGAAGAAGACCGGCGTCCCCAACTCGACGATTTCGCTCATCGAATCGAACGCATCAAATCCTTCGGTGGGCGCGCTCAAGCGGATCCTCGATGGGATCCCGATCGGTCTTGCGGAGTTCTTTTCGGTGGAACCAGCAACCCCGAAGAAGGCCTTCTATGCCGCCGAGGAACTCGTGGAGATCGGCAAGGGGGGCATCTCCTACCGGCAGGTTGGCGAGAGCATGTTCGGCCGAAGCCTGCAATTGCTGAAGGAATGCTATCAGCCCGGGACTGACACCGGCAAGGTTCCGCTCGTGCATGAAGGCGAAGAGGGTGGGATCGTCCTGTCGGGGCGGCTGGAGGTTACGGTCGACAACGAGCGACGCATCCTCGGGCCGGGCGATGCCTATTATTTCGAAAGCCGTCGTCCGCACCGGTTCCGCTGCGTCGGCCCGGTCGCCTGCGAGGTGATCAGCGCCTGCACGCCGCCGACATTCTAG
- a CDS encoding pyrroline-5-carboxylate reductase: MVEKSIGFVGTGAISEAMVRGLLREPPAVQEVHVSPRNSEIAARLAAEFSAVQIAPDNQAVVDRSEVVVLAIRPQIAEEVIRQLRFRAGQAVIGVVAATRRDSLLEWIDADVHLVQAIPLPFVADRQGVTAIFPPDQAVAALFNVLGSAVECESRKEYDLLAAATALMSTYFGVMDMAATWLEANGLDANKAGAFLAPLFESLAQRANVPGVHDFTELSNEFATKGGLNEQVLVDFENAGARTGLHRALDRVFARIEGRDS; this comes from the coding sequence ATGGTTGAAAAGAGCATAGGTTTCGTCGGCACCGGCGCGATCAGCGAGGCCATGGTGCGAGGTCTGCTGCGCGAGCCACCAGCAGTGCAGGAGGTGCATGTATCTCCCCGCAACAGCGAGATCGCCGCGCGTCTTGCCGCCGAATTCAGCGCTGTCCAGATCGCTCCGGACAACCAGGCCGTCGTAGACCGTAGCGAGGTCGTGGTCCTGGCCATTCGCCCTCAGATTGCCGAGGAGGTCATCCGGCAGCTTCGTTTCAGAGCCGGCCAAGCCGTCATCGGCGTCGTCGCGGCCACACGGCGCGACAGCCTGCTCGAATGGATCGACGCCGACGTCCATCTTGTTCAGGCAATACCCTTGCCGTTCGTGGCCGATCGGCAGGGCGTGACGGCAATCTTCCCGCCCGATCAGGCGGTAGCGGCGCTGTTCAACGTACTGGGAAGTGCGGTCGAATGCGAAAGCAGGAAGGAATACGACTTGCTCGCCGCCGCAACCGCGCTGATGTCGACTTACTTCGGCGTGATGGACATGGCCGCCACATGGCTCGAGGCGAACGGTCTCGATGCGAATAAGGCCGGTGCCTTTCTCGCGCCCTTGTTCGAAAGCCTGGCCCAGCGTGCAAATGTGCCCGGCGTGCATGATTTCACCGAACTCAGCAACGAATTTGCGACGAAGGGCGGCCTCAACGAGCAGGTCCTGGTCGATTTCGAGAACGCCGGCGCCCGGACCGGCCTGCATCGGGCGCTGGATCGGGTCTTTGCCCGCATCGAGGGCCGAGACAGCTAG
- a CDS encoding carboxy terminal-processing peptidase, protein MRVQYVFLSLFLAVVPHAYAEVTAPPVLAPQQQQAEAAQLSAQFLTRYSYKTVPLDDALSAKIMDQFIKSLDPDRALFLQSDIDKFMAGRNDIDDAIIGKDLKIPFSIFNVYEQRVVDRMNYARGLLKQNFDFTAQEDYSVLRDKAPWPQSEAESNELWRKRVKGDWLRLKLGGKTDASIRETLDKRYANALDRAYKYKSDDVFQSFMEAYTTTVDPHTDYFGATASADFNISMKLSLFGIGAVLQERDDYTTVRELVAGGPAQLSGKLSVGDRITGVGQGEKGPIKEVVGTRLDEVVQMIRGAKGSVVRLDILPADAGADGNHHVISLVRDKISLEKQAAKKTVLSAKVGEATKKIGVITLPAFYEDFDARRKGDKDYRSASRDVSKLLGELKQDKVDGVLIDVRNNGGGSLDEAIDLTGLFIGRGPVVQQRASDGKVAVRSADFPAPVWTGPLGVLINRGSASASEIFAAAIQDYGRGVIIGEPSFGKGTVQTVVDLDQVAHNSKPQFGELKVTIAQFFRVNGGTTQLRGVTPDVMLPGLSDPATFGETSYDNALPWAQIKPANYKPADTVAALLPTLQSRHEARVAGDPDFQRLLGDIADLKAQREKGVVSLNEAERRKEKTAREARLKSRAQADGGVDPGDDDGLQSNERSLSADLAIENARKNAKDVLLNEAAAIQADAADLLGQSGNAVKK, encoded by the coding sequence ATGCGCGTACAATACGTTTTTCTTAGTTTATTTCTTGCAGTCGTACCGCACGCATATGCCGAAGTCACGGCACCACCTGTTTTGGCACCCCAGCAGCAACAGGCCGAGGCCGCTCAGCTGAGTGCCCAGTTTCTGACGCGTTATAGCTACAAGACCGTTCCCTTGGACGATGCCTTGTCCGCCAAGATTATGGATCAATTCATCAAGTCGCTCGATCCAGACCGCGCGCTTTTCCTGCAATCCGACATCGACAAGTTCATGGCCGGGCGGAACGATATTGATGATGCGATCATCGGCAAGGACCTCAAGATCCCGTTCTCGATCTTCAACGTCTATGAGCAGCGCGTCGTCGATCGCATGAATTATGCGCGCGGCCTGCTCAAGCAGAACTTCGACTTCACAGCCCAGGAAGACTACTCCGTCTTGCGCGACAAGGCGCCTTGGCCGCAATCGGAAGCCGAGAGCAACGAACTTTGGCGCAAGCGCGTCAAGGGAGACTGGTTGCGCTTGAAGCTCGGTGGCAAGACCGATGCGTCGATTCGCGAAACGCTCGACAAACGCTATGCGAATGCGCTCGATCGCGCCTACAAGTACAAGAGCGACGATGTATTCCAGTCGTTCATGGAGGCCTACACCACCACGGTTGACCCTCATACCGACTACTTCGGCGCGACGGCCTCTGCCGACTTCAATATTTCCATGAAGCTCTCTCTGTTCGGCATCGGCGCGGTGCTGCAGGAGCGCGACGACTACACGACCGTCCGCGAACTCGTCGCCGGCGGCCCTGCCCAGTTGTCCGGCAAGCTGTCGGTCGGAGACCGCATTACCGGTGTCGGGCAAGGCGAGAAGGGCCCGATAAAGGAAGTCGTGGGCACACGCCTTGACGAGGTTGTGCAGATGATACGCGGAGCCAAGGGTTCCGTCGTGCGCCTCGATATCTTGCCGGCGGATGCGGGCGCCGATGGAAATCATCACGTTATCAGCCTGGTGCGCGACAAGATCAGCCTCGAAAAGCAGGCTGCGAAGAAGACAGTTTTGTCCGCGAAGGTCGGTGAAGCGACCAAGAAGATTGGTGTGATCACCTTGCCGGCGTTCTATGAGGACTTCGACGCACGCCGCAAGGGCGACAAGGACTACAGAAGCGCCAGCCGCGATGTTTCAAAACTTCTTGGCGAATTGAAGCAGGACAAGGTCGATGGCGTTCTGATCGACGTGCGCAACAATGGCGGCGGTTCGCTGGACGAGGCGATTGATTTGACCGGCCTGTTCATCGGCCGCGGACCGGTCGTTCAGCAGCGCGCAAGCGACGGGAAAGTCGCTGTACGAAGCGCCGATTTCCCGGCTCCGGTCTGGACAGGGCCGCTCGGCGTGCTGATCAACCGCGGGTCTGCTTCGGCATCCGAGATTTTCGCAGCGGCAATCCAGGACTATGGACGCGGTGTGATCATCGGCGAGCCAAGCTTCGGCAAGGGAACCGTCCAGACCGTCGTCGATCTTGATCAGGTAGCACACAACAGCAAACCTCAATTCGGCGAGCTGAAGGTTACGATTGCGCAGTTTTTCCGCGTGAACGGCGGGACGACACAGCTGCGCGGTGTGACCCCTGATGTCATGTTGCCCGGACTGTCCGACCCCGCGACCTTCGGTGAAACGAGCTATGACAACGCGCTGCCATGGGCTCAGATCAAGCCGGCGAACTATAAGCCCGCCGACACCGTCGCTGCTTTGCTGCCGACACTGCAGAGCCGTCACGAAGCACGCGTCGCCGGAGATCCTGATTTCCAGCGGTTGCTGGGCGACATTGCGGATCTCAAGGCGCAGCGGGAAAAAGGGGTTGTGTCTCTCAACGAGGCAGAGCGCCGCAAGGAAAAGACGGCTCGCGAGGCTCGCTTGAAATCTCGAGCGCAGGCGGACGGGGGTGTTGATCCCGGCGACGATGATGGCCTGCAGTCCAACGAACGCAGCCTCAGTGCCGATCTTGCCATCGAGAATGCCCGCAAGAATGCAAAGGATGTCCTTCTGAACGAGGCTGCTGCCATTCAGGCCGATGCGGCGGATCTGCTGGGGCAATCGGGAAATGCCGTCAAAAAATAG
- a CDS encoding DUF982 domain-containing protein: MDADLPVFIKPLQVEIDGTGRYRKADTVGQLAAMLLSSKWHHRGGTKFHSALMRSVEALEFYTDAETARAAFVEAAHEAGMHVLPDDVPRMKRVS; the protein is encoded by the coding sequence GTGGACGCCGATCTGCCTGTTTTCATCAAGCCTCTTCAGGTCGAAATTGACGGGACCGGACGCTATCGAAAGGCAGATACTGTGGGCCAGCTCGCCGCCATGCTTCTGAGCAGCAAGTGGCACCATCGCGGCGGTACCAAGTTCCACAGCGCTCTGATGCGATCCGTCGAGGCGCTGGAATTTTACACCGACGCCGAGACCGCAAGGGCTGCTTTTGTCGAAGCCGCGCACGAGGCAGGTATGCACGTCCTGCCTGATGACGTGCCGCGAATGAAGAGAGTGAGCTGA
- a CDS encoding alcohol dehydrogenase, with amino-acid sequence MPNMRAVEVKNAKGSLQLVERQIPSPAAGQVLIKVQACGVCHSDAFTVMGAFPGIAYPRVPGHEVVGVIEKVGERVPNWKAGQRVGVGWHGGHCGHCSSCRRGDFVTCENAQIPGISYDGGYAEYMIAPFEALAAIPDELDAAEAAPLLCAGITTFNALRNSGVRPGDTVAVLGIGGLGHLGVQFAAKMGCRTVAIARGADKEPLARELGAHVYIDSTTKDVAAELSKIGGASIILSTVTNSQAMNAALGGLAVGGKMIVVGVSSDPIEVSPLLLISGRRGIQGWPSGTSSDSEDTLAFSALSDIRPMIETMPLERAAEAYERMMSGAARFRMVVTTGK; translated from the coding sequence ATGCCAAACATGCGCGCTGTCGAGGTGAAGAATGCCAAGGGATCGTTACAACTGGTCGAGCGCCAGATTCCATCTCCTGCAGCCGGCCAGGTTTTGATCAAGGTCCAGGCCTGCGGTGTCTGCCATAGCGATGCTTTCACAGTCATGGGGGCGTTCCCCGGTATCGCCTACCCCCGCGTCCCCGGCCACGAAGTGGTCGGCGTGATAGAAAAGGTCGGCGAGCGCGTGCCGAATTGGAAGGCTGGTCAACGGGTTGGAGTTGGCTGGCACGGTGGCCATTGCGGGCATTGCTCTTCATGCCGCCGCGGCGATTTCGTCACTTGCGAGAACGCACAGATTCCAGGGATCAGCTATGACGGCGGCTACGCGGAATACATGATCGCGCCATTTGAAGCGCTGGCTGCTATCCCGGACGAGCTAGATGCGGCGGAGGCAGCGCCGCTTCTCTGCGCCGGTATCACGACCTTCAATGCGTTGCGCAACAGCGGCGTGCGGCCGGGCGATACGGTCGCGGTCCTTGGCATCGGCGGCCTCGGTCACCTCGGCGTGCAATTCGCTGCGAAGATGGGATGCCGAACGGTGGCCATCGCGCGTGGTGCCGACAAGGAACCCTTGGCCCGTGAACTCGGCGCTCACGTCTATATCGACAGCACAACGAAGGACGTTGCGGCGGAACTCAGCAAAATCGGTGGAGCAAGCATCATTCTCTCCACCGTCACGAATTCGCAGGCGATGAACGCGGCACTCGGCGGGCTTGCGGTCGGCGGCAAGATGATCGTGGTGGGCGTTTCCTCCGATCCGATCGAGGTCTCGCCGCTCCTGTTGATCAGTGGGCGTCGCGGTATCCAGGGCTGGCCGTCGGGAACCTCAAGCGACTCGGAAGACACGCTTGCCTTCAGTGCTCTCTCCGACATCCGTCCGATGATCGAAACAATGCCGCTCGAGCGTGCTGCCGAGGCTTATGAGCGGATGATGAGCGGCGCGGCGCGTTTCCGGATGGTCGTGACGACGGGCAAATAG
- a CDS encoding aldolase, with amino-acid sequence MAHSLTTPSISRSSGPNQPKLDTEEAWQARVDLAACFRMAARYGMEEGICNHFSAVVPGYEDLFIVNPYGYAFSELTASMLLVCDFHGNVISGEGKPEATAFYIHARIHKRIPRAKAAFHTHMPYATALSMTEGSPLIFAGQTALKFYGRTAVDENYNGLALDEREGDRIAAAIGDADIVFMKHHGVMVCAPNIAEAWDDLYYLERACEVQTLALSTGREVLPVAPEIAEAAYRQMREGDPESARLHLQSIKRTLERLQPEYSS; translated from the coding sequence ATGGCCCATTCGCTGACCACGCCTTCGATTTCACGTTCGAGTGGCCCCAACCAGCCGAAGCTCGATACGGAGGAGGCATGGCAGGCAAGGGTTGATCTCGCAGCCTGCTTCCGCATGGCGGCGCGATACGGAATGGAAGAAGGCATCTGCAACCACTTCTCGGCGGTCGTTCCGGGCTACGAGGATCTCTTCATCGTCAACCCCTACGGCTATGCCTTCAGCGAGTTGACCGCGTCGATGCTGCTTGTCTGCGATTTCCATGGCAACGTCATCTCCGGGGAAGGCAAGCCTGAGGCAACGGCCTTTTACATTCACGCCCGCATTCACAAGCGTATTCCGCGCGCAAAGGCCGCCTTCCATACTCACATGCCGTATGCCACGGCACTCTCGATGACGGAGGGTTCACCCCTGATCTTCGCCGGCCAGACCGCGCTGAAGTTCTACGGCCGTACCGCCGTCGACGAGAACTACAATGGGCTTGCTCTCGATGAACGCGAGGGCGACCGCATTGCTGCTGCTATCGGCGACGCCGACATCGTGTTCATGAAGCATCACGGTGTCATGGTCTGCGCTCCTAATATCGCCGAGGCGTGGGACGATCTCTATTATCTGGAGCGAGCCTGCGAAGTGCAGACATTGGCTCTCTCGACAGGACGCGAAGTCCTTCCCGTCGCCCCTGAGATCGCGGAGGCGGCGTACCGCCAGATGCGGGAAGGCGACCCGGAATCAGCCCGCCTGCATCTGCAATCGATCAAGAGAACGCTGGAGCGGCTCCAACCCGAATACAGCAGCTGA
- a CDS encoding M20 aminoacylase family protein, with protein sequence MTDLEKLQVEMAEWRRHLHANPEFGFEEKATSAFVAAKLREFGLDDIAEGIGGTGVVGTLRRGNGNRAIALRADMDALRISEQGEKDYKSRNDGVMHACGHDGHTAMLLGAAKMLAADGGFDGTVRFIFQPAEEWGKGALSMMADGLCDKYPFDEIYGIHNMPGMPVGHFETRPEAIMSAEDNFEIVLRGVGGHAAQPHWGNEVLVAACALVTNLQTIVSRRVAPADIAVVSVTELITDGTRNALPGTARILGDARSFRSEISETIEKQMRIITEGTALAYNVEASVHYTREFIPLLNAPALTDQAFEVAIDLYGSSNVKVATKPMTGSEDFAQFLTKAPGCFVFLGNGKDSAPLHNPNYDFNDEGLLHGANFHAAIARKRLPVA encoded by the coding sequence ATGACCGACCTTGAAAAGCTGCAGGTCGAGATGGCCGAATGGCGGCGACATCTGCACGCCAACCCGGAGTTCGGCTTCGAAGAGAAGGCGACGTCTGCATTCGTCGCAGCCAAACTCAGGGAGTTCGGCCTCGACGATATCGCTGAAGGGATCGGCGGGACCGGCGTTGTCGGCACGCTTCGGCGTGGCAACGGAAACCGCGCGATTGCCTTGCGCGCAGACATGGACGCGCTTCGTATCAGCGAACAAGGCGAGAAGGATTACAAATCCCGGAACGACGGCGTCATGCACGCCTGCGGTCACGATGGTCACACCGCCATGTTGCTCGGGGCCGCGAAAATGCTTGCGGCCGACGGCGGCTTCGATGGCACCGTCCGCTTCATCTTCCAACCCGCCGAGGAATGGGGAAAAGGCGCGTTGTCGATGATGGCCGATGGCCTCTGCGATAAATATCCGTTCGACGAAATCTACGGCATCCACAACATGCCCGGCATGCCCGTCGGACATTTCGAGACACGGCCGGAAGCGATCATGTCCGCCGAGGACAATTTTGAGATCGTCCTGCGCGGCGTCGGTGGCCACGCAGCTCAGCCGCATTGGGGCAACGAGGTCCTTGTTGCCGCCTGTGCGTTGGTCACCAACCTCCAGACAATCGTCTCGCGCCGCGTCGCGCCCGCCGACATCGCAGTCGTCTCGGTGACAGAACTGATCACTGACGGCACCAGGAACGCGTTACCCGGAACAGCGCGCATCCTTGGAGACGCGCGCAGCTTCCGCAGCGAGATCAGCGAGACCATCGAAAAGCAGATGCGGATCATCACCGAGGGAACTGCGCTTGCCTACAATGTCGAAGCATCCGTCCACTATACACGTGAGTTCATTCCGCTTCTCAACGCCCCCGCTCTGACCGATCAGGCATTTGAGGTCGCAATCGACCTTTACGGCTCTTCAAATGTGAAGGTCGCGACGAAACCGATGACCGGATCGGAGGACTTTGCCCAGTTCCTCACGAAGGCTCCGGGTTGTTTCGTCTTCCTCGGGAACGGCAAGGATTCCGCGCCCCTTCACAATCCCAATTACGACTTCAACGACGAGGGCCTGTTGCATGGAGCGAACTTCCATGCAGCAATTGCCCGAAAGCGCCTGCCCGTTGCATGA